The following proteins are co-located in the Imtechella halotolerans genome:
- a CDS encoding MsnO8 family LLM class oxidoreductase has product MKLSILDLSIVPPSGNRHEALKNTLELAQQADRMGYSRFWVAEHHAAGTGAGRTPEVMIPYIASQTQHIRVGSGAVLLNHYSPFKVAETFNSLEELFPGRIDMGIGRATTGPITDMALQRYRSVYRQNTDDSAEQLVELLHWMNQDFNHDNPFSEIVSHNNGTQPEFWLLGSSPWSSGAAAELGLRYAFAGFINPAMSYSIAQNYHQQFKPMVHDSGSKKPTLMLALNVFVGETETEAHKMTAPFQLFEHRLRTMGDTQSLLESEDEALKILGNRFVKPQPMLDPKQPPRILASTPENLKKWLNQIASEYKADEIMIQSITSNHKARLKSHQLLADVLIDKL; this is encoded by the coding sequence ATGAAACTTTCCATTTTAGATTTATCCATAGTACCACCTTCTGGAAATAGACATGAAGCTTTAAAAAATACCTTAGAGTTAGCACAACAAGCTGACAGGATGGGGTATTCTCGATTTTGGGTTGCAGAACATCATGCTGCAGGTACAGGGGCTGGACGTACCCCTGAGGTAATGATACCCTACATTGCCTCTCAAACCCAACATATAAGAGTTGGTTCAGGTGCTGTTTTATTGAATCATTATAGTCCATTTAAGGTGGCTGAGACCTTTAATAGTTTGGAAGAGTTATTTCCAGGAAGAATAGATATGGGAATTGGAAGGGCTACAACAGGCCCAATAACGGATATGGCATTACAGCGTTATCGTTCCGTTTACCGTCAAAATACGGATGACTCTGCGGAGCAACTTGTAGAGTTACTTCATTGGATGAATCAAGATTTCAATCATGACAACCCTTTCTCTGAAATTGTATCGCACAACAATGGTACTCAACCGGAATTTTGGTTGTTAGGGTCAAGTCCTTGGAGTTCGGGCGCAGCAGCAGAACTGGGTTTACGATATGCATTTGCGGGATTTATTAATCCAGCAATGTCTTATTCAATAGCTCAAAATTATCATCAACAATTTAAACCCATGGTTCATGATTCTGGCAGTAAAAAACCAACTCTAATGTTAGCTTTAAATGTTTTTGTAGGAGAAACTGAAACTGAAGCCCACAAGATGACGGCACCTTTTCAACTTTTCGAACACAGATTACGCACCATGGGTGATACTCAAAGCCTATTGGAAAGTGAAGATGAAGCCTTAAAAATATTAGGAAATCGCTTTGTCAAGCCTCAACCAATGCTTGATCCCAAGCAACCACCTAGAATTTTAGCAAGCACCCCAGAAAACCTTAAAAAGTGGCTAAATCAAATTGCATCTGAATATAAAGCGGATGAAATAATGATTCAAAGTATTACAAGTAATCATAAAGCAAGACTTAAATCTCATCAACTCCTAGCAGATGTCCTTATAGATAAATTATAA
- a CDS encoding helix-turn-helix domain-containing protein, with protein MFSLKYQISNPESWHQEMAKQIPIETSGNSFLLQNSFGSGGGQFVALQPGLWIEQLDLTLKEQLSVEILPKQHNDYFSVTFWLTNAQVKQQLQERELQFKYDNVSIVLVSSTIHTAYNLPINEEIKTFMIWMSKEWMLENVVSTKNAGLRQVFERDAPIYYTESLDYKFKYLLDKTDFTHSEKLPLLINTLQLLNCFFRNLEQHSCANLASLHLHNSDLKKLMIVREYINANPLKEISLEFMSTMAGMSLSKFKRLFKEVFRTTPYKYCLKIKLEIAMELLQTNKYSVSEVGFLIGYSNLSQFSKAFKNYHGLLPSEVKS; from the coding sequence ATGTTTTCACTTAAGTATCAAATATCCAATCCAGAATCTTGGCATCAAGAAATGGCAAAGCAAATCCCGATCGAAACCAGTGGGAATAGTTTTTTACTACAAAATTCTTTTGGGTCGGGTGGAGGCCAGTTTGTTGCATTACAACCGGGGTTATGGATTGAACAATTAGATCTTACCCTCAAGGAGCAATTGTCTGTGGAAATTTTACCAAAACAACACAATGATTACTTTTCAGTTACTTTTTGGCTGACAAATGCTCAGGTTAAACAGCAATTACAAGAACGTGAACTTCAATTTAAATATGATAATGTAAGCATCGTATTAGTATCATCTACCATTCACACTGCCTATAATCTGCCTATAAACGAGGAAATTAAAACCTTCATGATATGGATGTCTAAAGAATGGATGCTTGAAAATGTGGTAAGTACAAAAAATGCAGGTCTGAGACAGGTATTTGAAAGGGATGCTCCTATATATTATACAGAAAGTCTAGATTACAAGTTTAAATATCTTTTAGATAAAACTGATTTTACCCATTCGGAAAAACTCCCATTATTAATTAATACCCTGCAGTTGTTGAATTGTTTTTTTAGAAACTTAGAACAACATAGCTGTGCGAACTTGGCTTCTTTACATTTGCATAATAGTGATCTTAAGAAGTTGATGATTGTAAGGGAGTATATTAATGCCAATCCATTGAAGGAAATTTCATTGGAATTTATGTCTACTATGGCAGGTATGAGTTTGTCGAAGTTTAAGCGTTTATTTAAGGAAGTATTTAGAACCACCCCATACAAGTACTGTTTAAAAATCAAATTAGAAATTGCCATGGAATTACTGCAAACGAATAAATATTCGGTGTCCGAGGTAGGATTTTTAATAGGTTATTCCAATTTAAGCCAGTTTTCAAAAGCTTTTAAAAATTATCATGGTTTATTGCCTAGTGAAGTCAAGTCCTAG
- a CDS encoding Dps family protein: MKVAIGVLEENLEQVSDLLHILLADEMVLYTKTRGYYWNFEGANFYCVHLLLESQSNELSKIVDSIAKRIKQLGYSATASMEAYLKSSRLSESPPEGMNNATQWKTLVDDHETIIRILRNDILKCGIFMDLVSANFITGLVERHEQMVWMLRATLTIEK; the protein is encoded by the coding sequence ATGAAAGTGGCTATAGGAGTTTTGGAAGAGAACTTAGAGCAGGTGTCAGATTTGCTACATATATTATTAGCCGATGAGATGGTGCTGTATACCAAGACTCGTGGATACTACTGGAATTTTGAAGGAGCTAATTTTTATTGTGTACATCTCCTTTTAGAGTCTCAGAGTAATGAATTATCCAAAATAGTGGACAGTATTGCCAAACGTATCAAACAGCTTGGGTATAGCGCAACTGCCTCTATGGAAGCCTATTTAAAATCATCTAGGTTGTCAGAATCTCCTCCAGAGGGCATGAATAATGCTACTCAATGGAAGACTCTAGTGGATGACCATGAAACCATTATACGGATACTCCGAAATGATATTTTGAAATGTGGAATTTTTATGGATTTGGTATCTGCCAATTTTATTACAGGATTGGTAGAAAGACATGAACAAATGGTTTGGATGTTACGTGCTACACTTACCATTGAAAAGTAA